One window of Terriglobia bacterium genomic DNA carries:
- the fadJ gene encoding fatty acid oxidation complex subunit alpha FadJ — MPAFKLSIDENQIALLRLDLEGEKVNKLTAAVVQEANEIFEDLKRRSDLRAIVMISDKEDTFIAGADIHEFLKFESASQAAEASHAGQRVLQKIADMKIPVVAAIHGACLGGGMEVALACHYRICADDRKTQLGQPEVQLGLLPGAGGTQRLPPLVGLQNAIEIATSGRNYRPQQALRKGIVDEVVPRPLLLQIALTRAGELAEGKLNPRKHRPKGLLAWALERNPVGRWLLFRQAEKLIREKTHGHYPAPLRALEAIRVGLSQGPVKGYVAESKGFGDLAMTSTCRQLIHLFFATTDVKKDPGIDDLSIQPQAVGKVGILGAGFMGAGIAAVSSSAGLSARLRDVSEEACLKGLTTCFKVFEDRFRRKSISRLELQELKDRVSATTGLTGFSTCGLIIEAVFEDIELKHQVIQEVEPHLRDECVWGSNTSSISITKLAEASRRPEQFIGLHFFSPVHRMPLLEIIITRQTSKQTIATSVEYGKKIGKFPIVVNDGVGFYTSRILAPYMNEASFILEEGAPVEALDQAMVDFGFPVGPMTLLDEVGIDVAAKVGKILLEAFGERLKPPSSMELLAKDARLGRKSKKGFYLYVTTRKGEIKKSGVDPTIYDLLPGGRNRKPVVTSDMQSRLSMAMLNECARCLEEGILRSPRDGDIGAVMGLGFPPFRGGPFRYMDTLGLENVLRQLESLQKKWGDRFTASELIVQMADSKKSFYS; from the coding sequence ATGCCCGCATTCAAACTTTCCATTGATGAGAACCAAATAGCCCTTCTCCGCTTGGACCTCGAAGGGGAGAAGGTCAACAAGCTCACTGCCGCAGTGGTCCAAGAGGCCAACGAAATTTTTGAGGATCTTAAACGCCGCTCCGACCTTCGGGCGATCGTCATGATCAGCGACAAGGAGGATACCTTCATCGCTGGCGCCGACATCCACGAATTCCTGAAGTTCGAATCAGCGAGCCAGGCGGCTGAAGCGTCCCACGCCGGTCAGAGAGTCTTGCAAAAGATTGCGGATATGAAGATCCCCGTCGTGGCCGCCATCCATGGCGCCTGCCTGGGCGGTGGCATGGAGGTGGCGCTGGCCTGCCATTACCGGATCTGTGCCGATGACAGGAAAACTCAACTTGGACAACCCGAAGTGCAGCTGGGTTTGCTCCCCGGAGCCGGTGGAACCCAACGCCTGCCGCCTCTTGTAGGACTTCAGAACGCCATCGAGATTGCGACCAGCGGCCGTAATTACAGGCCTCAGCAGGCGCTCAGGAAAGGAATCGTCGACGAGGTTGTTCCCCGTCCCTTGCTTCTCCAAATCGCACTTACACGCGCCGGCGAACTCGCCGAGGGGAAGCTCAACCCGCGCAAGCATCGGCCCAAGGGACTGCTTGCCTGGGCACTGGAACGCAATCCGGTGGGTCGATGGCTGCTCTTCCGGCAGGCCGAAAAATTGATTCGGGAGAAAACGCATGGCCATTATCCCGCTCCTTTGCGCGCCTTGGAAGCGATCCGGGTGGGCCTCTCGCAAGGGCCCGTTAAAGGATACGTGGCGGAATCCAAGGGATTTGGCGATCTCGCCATGACCAGCACCTGCCGGCAGTTGATTCACCTGTTCTTTGCGACCACTGATGTGAAAAAGGATCCGGGGATCGATGACCTCTCCATCCAGCCGCAAGCAGTCGGCAAGGTAGGCATACTGGGCGCCGGATTCATGGGAGCGGGCATCGCCGCGGTTTCTTCCAGCGCCGGCTTGAGCGCGCGCCTGCGCGATGTTTCGGAAGAGGCCTGCTTGAAGGGCCTCACAACCTGTTTCAAAGTCTTCGAGGATCGCTTTCGCCGGAAATCAATCTCACGGTTGGAACTGCAGGAATTGAAGGATCGAGTTTCTGCCACCACGGGGTTGACCGGGTTTTCGACCTGCGGTTTGATTATTGAGGCGGTCTTCGAGGACATTGAGCTCAAGCATCAGGTAATCCAGGAAGTCGAGCCCCATCTCCGGGACGAGTGCGTCTGGGGCTCGAACACCTCCTCGATTTCGATCACCAAGCTGGCGGAAGCCTCGCGGCGTCCGGAGCAATTCATCGGGTTGCACTTCTTCTCGCCCGTTCACAGAATGCCTCTGCTTGAGATCATCATCACCCGACAGACCTCCAAGCAGACGATTGCCACTTCCGTGGAATATGGGAAAAAAATCGGGAAGTTCCCCATCGTCGTCAACGACGGCGTGGGGTTCTATACTTCCAGGATTTTAGCGCCCTACATGAACGAAGCGTCATTCATCCTGGAGGAAGGCGCACCAGTGGAGGCCCTGGACCAAGCCATGGTCGATTTCGGATTTCCCGTGGGGCCCATGACCCTGCTCGATGAAGTCGGCATCGACGTTGCGGCAAAGGTGGGGAAGATTCTGCTGGAGGCGTTTGGCGAACGGCTGAAACCACCCTCCAGCATGGAGTTGCTTGCAAAAGATGCCCGGCTCGGGCGTAAGAGCAAGAAGGGGTTCTATCTATACGTCACCACTCGTAAGGGCGAAATCAAGAAATCGGGAGTCGACCCGACGATCTACGATCTGCTGCCCGGCGGAAGAAATCGAAAACCAGTTGTCACGAGTGACATGCAATCGCGGCTTTCCATGGCGATGTTGAATGAATGCGCCCGTTGCCTGGAGGAAGGCATCCTTCGCTCGCCGCGAGACGGGGACATCGGCGCCGTCATGGGCCTGGGCTTCCCGCCCTTTCGGGGCGGCCCATTCCGGTACATGGACACGCTTGGCCTTGAGAATGTATTGCGCCAGCTCGAATCACTCCAGAAAAAATGGGGAGACCGGTTCACGGCGTCAGAACTGATTGTTCAGATGGCGGATTCAAAGAAATCGTTCTATTCGTAG
- a CDS encoding CoA transferase, which translates to MLNDLTILDLSRHLPGPYATMVLADWGAQVIKIEEPALGDPVRLSPPFVDGTSALFLQLNRNKKGLTLNLKSSPAKEVFLKLARKADVLVESFRPGVTARLGIDYDSLKQINPRLIYCSISGYGQDGPYRNRAGHDINYIARAGLLGLNTDAGGTPVIPPVQIADLASGAMLCLAGVLIALFARQKSGEGKHVDVSMLDGVLALLPVAFSRSMAGDSLERGEKTELTGSVPFYNVYRTADGRFLALGAIEPKFWENFCRAIGRRELTSKQFAAGDEREQVTRQVAGTLASRTQAEWVAAFEGLDVCCEPVESLDEVLSDPQIQQRGMVHAAAHPSGEMIKQLGSALKFSGNEVPVYHPAPKLGEHTDEILARLGYSKPEISSLRSQGAI; encoded by the coding sequence ATGTTAAATGACCTCACTATCCTTGACCTTTCCCGCCACTTGCCGGGGCCTTATGCCACCATGGTGCTCGCAGATTGGGGAGCACAGGTCATCAAAATTGAAGAGCCGGCGCTGGGGGATCCGGTTCGACTGAGCCCCCCCTTTGTGGACGGGACATCGGCCCTGTTTCTCCAATTGAATCGCAACAAGAAGGGGTTGACGCTAAACCTGAAATCATCGCCGGCCAAGGAGGTCTTTCTGAAGCTGGCCCGGAAGGCCGACGTCCTGGTTGAGAGCTTTAGACCCGGGGTCACAGCACGGTTGGGGATCGATTATGACAGTCTGAAACAGATCAACCCCCGACTCATCTATTGCTCCATCTCCGGGTATGGTCAGGACGGTCCGTATCGCAACCGGGCCGGACACGACATCAACTATATTGCCCGTGCGGGATTGCTGGGATTGAATACGGATGCCGGCGGAACCCCCGTCATCCCGCCCGTTCAAATAGCCGACCTGGCCTCCGGCGCCATGCTTTGTCTTGCAGGTGTCTTGATCGCCCTCTTCGCGAGACAAAAATCAGGCGAGGGAAAACATGTCGATGTGTCCATGCTGGACGGGGTCCTGGCGCTGCTCCCGGTTGCCTTTTCTCGAAGCATGGCGGGCGATTCACTGGAGCGGGGCGAAAAGACGGAGCTCACAGGATCGGTTCCCTTTTACAACGTCTACCGGACAGCGGATGGGAGGTTCCTGGCCCTCGGGGCGATTGAACCCAAGTTCTGGGAGAATTTTTGCAGAGCGATCGGCCGGCGCGAGTTGACATCGAAGCAGTTTGCCGCGGGAGATGAGCGCGAGCAGGTCACCCGGCAGGTTGCCGGGACTCTGGCGTCCCGCACCCAAGCCGAATGGGTGGCTGCATTCGAAGGACTTGACGTCTGCTGCGAACCGGTGGAATCCCTGGACGAAGTTTTGTCAGACCCTCAAATCCAGCAGCGCGGTATGGTTCACGCGGCGGCCCACCCTTCTGGGGAAATGATCAAGCAGCTGGGGTCAGCGTTGAAGTTTTCAGGTAACGAGGTCCCTGTGTATCATCCCGCGCCAAAGCTGGGGGAACACACCGATGAGATTCTGGCTCGGTTGGGATATTCAAAACCTGAAATCTCATCTCTCAGAAGTCAGGGAGCAATTTAG